Proteins co-encoded in one uncultured Draconibacterium sp. genomic window:
- a CDS encoding helix-hairpin-helix domain-containing protein: protein MKGLIRHISFILFQLIVLAASAQNSTPDQLIESILESHLDEIEEGTDVALIIQDLEYFLEHPVNINATNASELARLYLLNEIQIQKLLEYIKDYGPVYSIFELKTIDGFTPNLLQKLQYFIEFGSEEQARQTLKEQLKYADNQLLLRTLGNLQKARGYKEKDDGTIPYEGNRFRYYTRYNFRAGDKLSAGFTAEKDPGETFFTGSNKHGFDYYSGHISFKLNETFENISVGDYLVRSGQGLVLWQGYTTGKSENVLGISKTGQGVRAYTSVDENFYFRGVAGTAKLGNSRFSLFYSHKNADGNLEYTDSAATHFTSLQTSGYHRTESEIADEKTVKYTNMGGVFTHSFNHLKLGASVVYQHFDKSFIRSNQLYNQFRFRGTDNYTAGADYLFSKNNYTLFGEAAISKSKGKAITQGAIIHINDQLGFSALFRHFDKDYHAFWANTMAESSNISNESGLYLGVRFLPAKFVTLSAYSDVYQSEWFNYSTAGPARSWDIFTQANFQISEKISAYLRFKNEEKDQKFKNENRYINLPERVQKLRFHVQFQASETILLKTRAEHVYYKDDESENGFMFFQDIQFKPNEFPMNIAARLAWFHTESYNSRIYAYENDILYAFSIPAYYGDGFRAYLNLKYQPAKKIECWLKLANTWWTDRETISSGYNEIDGQHKTELKFQLRLKF from the coding sequence ATGAAAGGGCTAATTCGACATATCAGTTTCATTCTGTTCCAGTTGATTGTTTTAGCGGCATCTGCACAAAACAGTACGCCGGATCAATTGATTGAATCGATACTGGAATCGCATCTTGACGAAATTGAAGAAGGCACCGATGTAGCACTGATCATTCAGGACCTGGAATATTTTTTAGAACATCCCGTAAATATCAATGCAACAAATGCCTCTGAATTGGCACGGCTCTATTTATTGAATGAAATACAAATTCAGAAATTGCTGGAGTATATTAAAGATTATGGGCCCGTATATTCCATTTTCGAACTTAAAACTATTGACGGATTTACACCTAATCTACTACAAAAACTACAATATTTTATTGAGTTTGGATCCGAAGAACAGGCACGACAGACATTAAAAGAACAGCTAAAATATGCCGATAATCAATTGTTATTACGCACACTTGGAAATCTGCAAAAAGCTCGCGGCTACAAAGAAAAAGACGACGGAACAATTCCCTACGAAGGCAACCGTTTTCGCTACTACACCCGCTATAATTTCAGGGCCGGCGACAAACTTTCTGCCGGCTTTACAGCTGAGAAAGATCCGGGCGAAACCTTTTTTACCGGCTCCAACAAACATGGTTTCGATTATTACTCGGGGCACATCAGCTTTAAACTCAACGAAACTTTCGAAAATATTTCTGTTGGTGATTACCTTGTTCGATCCGGGCAAGGCCTGGTGCTGTGGCAAGGTTACACCACCGGAAAATCGGAGAATGTCTTGGGAATTAGTAAAACAGGCCAAGGTGTTCGGGCATACACTTCGGTAGATGAAAATTTCTATTTCAGAGGAGTTGCAGGAACCGCAAAACTGGGTAATTCTCGTTTTAGTCTTTTCTACTCGCACAAAAATGCAGATGGGAATTTGGAATACACCGATTCTGCTGCAACGCATTTCACAAGCCTTCAAACCTCGGGATATCACAGAACAGAAAGTGAGATCGCCGATGAAAAAACAGTAAAGTACACCAACATGGGAGGTGTTTTTACTCATAGCTTTAATCACCTGAAACTTGGAGCATCAGTTGTTTATCAACACTTCGACAAATCCTTTATCCGTAGCAATCAGCTATACAACCAATTTCGTTTTCGGGGAACAGACAATTACACTGCCGGTGCCGATTATCTTTTTAGTAAAAACAACTACACGCTGTTTGGCGAAGCGGCCATCTCCAAATCAAAAGGCAAAGCAATAACACAAGGAGCAATTATACACATAAACGACCAGTTGGGATTTTCGGCACTGTTTCGTCATTTCGATAAAGACTACCATGCTTTTTGGGCCAACACCATGGCCGAAAGCAGCAACATCAGCAACGAGTCGGGACTTTATTTGGGAGTACGTTTTTTACCGGCTAAATTTGTAACGCTTTCCGCCTACTCCGATGTCTATCAATCGGAGTGGTTCAACTACTCCACTGCGGGTCCCGCACGTTCGTGGGATATTTTTACACAGGCCAATTTTCAGATTAGCGAAAAAATAAGTGCCTACCTGCGTTTTAAAAACGAGGAGAAAGATCAAAAATTCAAAAACGAAAATCGTTATATCAATCTCCCTGAACGCGTTCAAAAGTTACGTTTTCATGTTCAGTTTCAGGCTTCAGAAACCATTTTGCTAAAAACGCGTGCAGAACATGTTTATTACAAAGACGATGAAAGTGAAAATGGATTTATGTTTTTTCAGGATATCCAATTCAAACCGAACGAATTTCCGATGAATATTGCTGCGCGACTGGCCTGGTTTCATACAGAAAGTTACAACAGTCGCATTTACGCTTACGAAAATGATATTCTTTATGCCTTTTCAATTCCTGCCTATTATGGAGACGGATTTAGGGCTTATCTCAATTTAAAATACCAGCCTGCAAAAAAAATAGAGTGCTGGCTAAAACTGGCAAATACATGGTGGACCGACCGTGAAACCATCAGTTCAGGCTATAACGAGATAGACGGACAGCACAAAACAGAGTTAAAATTTCAGTTAAGGTTGAAATTTTGA
- a CDS encoding 1-acyl-sn-glycerol-3-phosphate acyltransferase gives MRDINFDDIRPYTDKEVKAKIKQLVKDKTFDDVLHHLFKNRPKVEMVKFQLRRVSSIKQLQGVFIYDLLHWLVDKTSDGLKVTGIDKLDKTKPYLFISNHRDIILDAALLNFLIFEHGMNTTQIAIGDNLLQYEWIEHTVKLNRSFVIKRNLPPRELMMASKKVSHFIRKSITEDKLSVWIAQREGRTKDGNDKTQESVLKMLNMSNKEGISDGFNELNIVPVSISYEIEPCGLPKLRELIKKEHYGRAKQSKDDLKAMSMGMFAPKGRMRFAFGTPIETHFELAKNNEQRNAYIHRLAEMIDDQIYKNYKLWPSNFVAYDMLMQEHRFKDRYTAEEQKKFEIMVEQAMVHIDFPITDIQERFLKLYAYPVINKFDRPKK, from the coding sequence ATGCGAGACATTAATTTTGATGACATTCGCCCCTACACCGACAAAGAAGTTAAAGCTAAGATAAAGCAACTAGTTAAGGATAAAACCTTTGACGACGTTCTGCATCACCTGTTTAAAAACCGGCCAAAGGTTGAAATGGTAAAATTTCAATTGCGCCGGGTAAGCAGTATCAAACAGCTACAAGGCGTATTTATTTATGACCTTTTGCACTGGCTGGTTGACAAAACTTCCGACGGACTAAAAGTTACCGGAATTGACAAGTTGGACAAAACTAAACCTTACCTGTTTATTTCGAACCACCGCGATATTATTCTGGATGCCGCGTTATTGAACTTCCTTATTTTCGAGCATGGCATGAACACCACCCAGATTGCCATTGGCGACAACCTGTTGCAATACGAGTGGATAGAACATACCGTTAAGCTGAATCGCTCGTTCGTAATTAAACGGAATTTGCCACCACGCGAACTAATGATGGCATCGAAAAAGGTTTCGCATTTTATTCGCAAATCAATTACTGAAGATAAACTTTCAGTGTGGATTGCACAACGCGAAGGCCGCACAAAAGACGGCAACGACAAAACACAGGAAAGTGTTTTAAAAATGCTGAACATGAGCAACAAAGAGGGCATTTCGGATGGGTTTAACGAACTTAATATTGTTCCGGTTTCCATTTCGTACGAGATTGAGCCTTGTGGTTTGCCCAAGCTTCGCGAGCTGATAAAAAAAGAACATTACGGCCGCGCAAAACAAAGCAAAGACGATTTGAAAGCCATGTCGATGGGAATGTTTGCACCAAAAGGAAGAATGCGTTTTGCTTTTGGGACACCAATTGAGACGCATTTTGAACTGGCAAAAAACAACGAACAACGCAATGCCTATATTCACCGTTTAGCAGAAATGATCGACGATCAGATTTACAAAAACTACAAACTGTGGCCAAGCAATTTTGTGGCTTACGATATGCTAATGCAAGAACACCGCTTTAAAGACCGGTATACTGCTGAAGAACAAAAGAAATTCGAGATTATGGTGGAGCAGGCAATGGTGCATATCGATTTCCCGATAACCGATATACAAGAACGTTTTCTGAAGCTGTATGCTTACCCGGTAATCAACAAATTCGACAGACCGAAAAAATAA
- a CDS encoding HAD hydrolase-like protein, translating to MQSIIWDWNGTLLNDLDFCISTINVLLKKRELDLLDRFSYKEVFSFPVKDYYQAIGFDFLKEDFSVSAQEYIDIYNAGVSNCKLHSGATDVLEHFKNMGFRQFVLSAMQQDMLEHTLKHQNIFDYFEGIAGLNDHYAVSKIERGEQLIDHFSINKAQATIIGDTNHDFEVAQQLEVDCILVADGHQSKERLAATGAKVIDDLQQLKTFPL from the coding sequence ATGCAATCAATTATCTGGGACTGGAACGGTACGCTTCTTAACGATCTCGACTTTTGCATCTCAACCATTAATGTGTTATTGAAAAAACGCGAACTCGATTTGCTTGATCGTTTCTCTTATAAAGAAGTGTTTTCATTTCCAGTAAAGGATTATTATCAGGCAATTGGCTTCGATTTTCTGAAAGAGGATTTCTCCGTCTCAGCACAGGAATATATTGACATATACAACGCTGGAGTTTCCAACTGCAAATTACATTCCGGAGCTACCGATGTACTGGAGCATTTTAAGAATATGGGCTTTCGGCAATTTGTACTTTCAGCAATGCAACAAGATATGTTGGAGCATACTTTAAAACACCAGAATATTTTTGATTATTTTGAAGGAATAGCCGGACTAAACGATCATTATGCAGTTTCTAAAATTGAGCGTGGTGAACAGTTAATCGACCACTTTTCAATCAACAAAGCACAGGCAACCATTATTGGCGATACCAACCACGATTTTGAGGTAGCGCAACAACTGGAAGTTGATTGCATTTTGGTAGCCGATGGGCACCAGTCGAAAGAGCGCTTGGCAGCAACCGGCGCGAAAGTAATCGACGATTTGCAACAGCTTAAAACATTTCCGCTTTAA
- the recJ gene encoding single-stranded-DNA-specific exonuclease RecJ, translating to MDRIWNLKKQGDQNEVKHLSAALNVNMVIARLLVQRGIKTYAEAKAFFRPRLSDLHDPFLMKDMEKAIARLDQAIENNEKVIVYGDYDVDGTTSVALVYSFLKQRIKDIEYYIPDRYSEGYGISPKSIDYAVEKGVTLIVALDCGIKAVEKIAKAKERGVDFIICDHHNPDDEVPPAVAVLDAKQSDCNYPYKELSGCGVGFKLLQAYCKRHEIDYEEIYDLLDLVAVSIAADIVPITGENRVLAYYGLKKLNSNPGIGLQTIINFAGISGTEITISDIVFKIGPRLNASGRIEHGKKSVQILVSTDEDKSDLLGEEIDSFNEIRKTLDRDITQDALDTIENSPEFKDKNSTVLYNRDWHKGVVGIVASRVTEQYYRPTIILTESNGLATGSARSVRDFDLYEAIGQCSDLLESYGGHMYAAGLTMKIENIPEFRQRFEEIVTKQITDKQQIQSIEVDAKIALSEITPRFYRILKQFAPFGPHNMTPVFVTEDVFDAGTSRLVGKNQEHLKLDLVEPDVNSGIFPGIAFNQSDAYEVITSGSPFDVCYSINENEYRGKTNLQLFIRDIKKRDFLD from the coding sequence ATGGATAGAATTTGGAACTTAAAAAAACAAGGCGACCAAAACGAGGTGAAACACCTCTCAGCGGCGTTAAATGTGAACATGGTGATAGCGCGCTTGCTGGTACAGCGGGGAATAAAAACCTACGCTGAAGCCAAAGCATTTTTCCGCCCCCGACTAAGCGATCTGCACGATCCTTTTCTGATGAAAGACATGGAGAAAGCGATTGCCCGTTTGGATCAGGCAATTGAAAATAATGAAAAAGTAATTGTTTACGGCGATTACGATGTTGACGGAACTACTTCGGTAGCGTTGGTGTATTCGTTTTTAAAGCAGCGCATAAAAGATATTGAATATTACATACCCGACCGTTATAGCGAAGGATATGGAATTTCTCCAAAAAGTATTGATTATGCTGTTGAAAAAGGGGTAACATTAATTGTTGCGCTCGACTGTGGAATTAAAGCCGTTGAAAAAATTGCCAAAGCAAAAGAGCGTGGGGTTGATTTTATTATTTGCGACCATCATAATCCGGATGACGAAGTGCCGCCAGCTGTTGCAGTGCTTGATGCGAAACAATCGGATTGCAATTATCCTTACAAAGAACTCTCGGGTTGCGGCGTGGGATTTAAGTTGTTGCAGGCTTACTGCAAAAGACATGAAATTGACTACGAAGAAATTTACGATTTGCTTGATTTGGTAGCAGTGAGTATTGCTGCCGATATTGTTCCGATAACCGGCGAGAACCGGGTTTTGGCGTATTATGGCCTCAAGAAGCTGAATTCGAATCCGGGAATTGGTTTACAAACCATTATAAATTTTGCCGGTATCTCTGGAACCGAAATTACCATTAGCGATATTGTGTTTAAAATCGGGCCCCGCTTAAATGCATCGGGACGAATTGAGCACGGTAAAAAGTCGGTGCAGATTTTGGTTTCAACTGATGAAGATAAATCGGATCTGCTGGGAGAGGAGATCGACTCGTTTAACGAAATACGAAAAACGCTTGACCGCGATATTACTCAGGATGCTCTGGATACCATCGAGAACAGCCCGGAATTTAAAGATAAAAACAGTACCGTGCTTTATAACCGCGACTGGCATAAAGGAGTGGTTGGAATTGTGGCATCGCGGGTTACCGAGCAGTATTACCGTCCAACGATAATTTTAACCGAATCGAATGGTTTGGCTACCGGATCGGCACGTTCGGTGCGCGATTTTGATTTGTACGAAGCCATTGGTCAGTGCAGCGATTTGCTGGAATCGTATGGCGGACATATGTACGCTGCGGGATTGACCATGAAAATTGAAAATATTCCCGAGTTCAGACAACGTTTTGAAGAAATTGTAACCAAACAAATTACCGACAAACAGCAAATTCAAAGCATTGAAGTGGATGCAAAAATTGCGTTAAGCGAAATTACGCCGCGCTTTTACCGCATTCTGAAACAATTTGCTCCGTTCGGTCCGCACAATATGACTCCTGTTTTTGTTACCGAAGATGTTTTTGATGCCGGTACCAGCCGTTTGGTTGGAAAGAATCAGGAGCACTTAAAACTCGATTTGGTTGAGCCCGATGTAAATTCAGGAATATTTCCGGGAATTGCATTTAATCAATCAGATGCTTATGAGGTAATTACTTCAGGTTCGCCTTTTGATGTTTGTTATTCGATAAACGAAAACGAATACCGGGGTAAAACCAATCTTCAGCTGTTTATAAGAGATATCAAAAAACGCGATTTTCTGGATTAA
- the lysS gene encoding lysine--tRNA ligase, producing the protein MSHQELSEQEIIRRNSLQKMRELGIDPYPAAQYHVNTNTKEIKQNFKEEEKNFQDVVIAGRLMSRRIMGKAAFAEIQDHEGRIQIYVNRDEICPGDDKMMYNEVFKKLLDIGDIIGVKGHAFITQMGELTIHVTEFTVLNKSLRPLPIVKEKDGKTFDAFTDPEQRYRQRYIDLIVNPEVKETFKKRTTIYNTMRQMFNEYGYHEVETPILQPIPGGAAARPFITHHNALNMPLYMRIANELYLKRLIVGGFEGVYEFAKDFRNEGMDRTHNPEFTVMEIYVAYKDYKWMMSFTEEICERVAMALHGTTKVQLGDNIIDYKAPYPRVTMAEAILEHTGYDINGKSEEELREICKKLDIDIDETMGKGKLIDEIFGEKCEGNYIQPTFITDYPKEMSPLTKMHRDNPELTERFELMVNGKELANAYSELNDPIDQRERFEDQLKLSEKGDDEAMFIDQDFLRALEYGMPPTSGMGIGMDRLTMFMTNSPSIQDVLFFPQMKPEKKAVEMTDDEKAVFELLKAESPIELPALKEKAGLSNKKWDKAIKGLTKKNVAKVENTDAGLMVTAL; encoded by the coding sequence ATGAGTCATCAGGAATTAAGCGAACAAGAGATCATCAGACGAAATTCGTTGCAAAAAATGCGCGAGTTGGGGATCGACCCCTACCCGGCGGCACAGTACCATGTAAATACCAACACCAAAGAAATAAAACAGAACTTCAAGGAAGAAGAGAAGAATTTTCAGGATGTAGTGATTGCCGGCCGTTTGATGAGCCGCAGAATTATGGGAAAAGCTGCGTTTGCTGAAATTCAGGACCACGAAGGACGTATTCAGATTTACGTTAACCGCGACGAAATTTGTCCGGGCGACGATAAAATGATGTACAACGAGGTGTTCAAGAAATTGCTCGACATTGGCGACATCATCGGAGTAAAAGGCCATGCATTTATTACACAAATGGGCGAATTAACCATTCATGTTACTGAATTTACAGTGCTGAATAAATCGTTGCGCCCGTTGCCGATTGTAAAAGAAAAAGATGGCAAAACCTTTGATGCTTTTACCGATCCGGAACAACGTTACCGCCAGCGCTACATCGATTTGATCGTTAACCCTGAAGTGAAAGAAACGTTCAAAAAACGGACGACCATATACAACACCATGCGCCAGATGTTTAACGAGTATGGTTATCACGAGGTGGAAACACCAATTTTGCAGCCTATTCCGGGAGGAGCTGCTGCGCGTCCGTTTATTACGCACCACAATGCGCTGAACATGCCGTTGTACATGCGTATCGCCAACGAGCTCTACCTAAAACGACTGATTGTTGGTGGTTTTGAAGGAGTTTACGAGTTTGCCAAAGATTTCCGTAACGAAGGTATGGACCGTACCCACAACCCGGAGTTTACGGTAATGGAAATTTATGTGGCCTACAAAGACTACAAATGGATGATGAGCTTTACCGAAGAAATTTGTGAGCGTGTGGCCATGGCATTGCACGGAACCACAAAAGTTCAGTTGGGCGACAACATTATCGATTACAAAGCACCTTATCCGCGTGTTACAATGGCTGAAGCTATTTTGGAGCACACCGGTTACGATATTAACGGCAAGTCGGAAGAAGAGCTGCGCGAGATCTGCAAAAAGCTCGATATTGACATCGACGAAACCATGGGTAAAGGAAAGTTAATTGACGAAATATTTGGCGAAAAATGTGAAGGCAACTACATTCAGCCTACGTTTATTACCGATTACCCAAAAGAAATGTCGCCGCTTACAAAAATGCACCGCGACAACCCGGAATTGACCGAACGCTTTGAGTTGATGGTAAACGGTAAAGAGCTGGCAAATGCTTACTCGGAGTTGAACGACCCGATCGACCAGCGCGAACGTTTTGAAGACCAGCTGAAATTATCGGAAAAAGGTGACGACGAAGCGATGTTTATCGACCAGGATTTCCTGCGTGCGCTGGAATACGGTATGCCGCCTACATCGGGAATGGGAATTGGAATGGACCGCCTGACGATGTTTATGACCAACAGCCCGTCGATTCAGGATGTGTTGTTTTTCCCACAAATGAAACCGGAGAAAAAAGCTGTGGAAATGACCGACGACGAAAAAGCAGTTTTTGAATTGCTGAAAGCGGAATCGCCGATTGAATTACCTGCGCTAAAAGAAAAAGCCGGGCTAAGCAACAAAAAATGGGATAAAGCCATTAAAGGCCTCACCAAAAAAAATGTAGCTAAAGTAGAGAATACCGATGCGGGATTGATGGTAACGGCGTTGTAG
- a CDS encoding metalloprotease family protein, which translates to MDLSLRGLLNNLTFVGVIFHEIGHLLFCRFCGVKIFEVCYFRFGNPSGYVIHEKPKYFIHSFLVTVGPFISGIIISALSYTFSHYLEESSASKIVMIWFGGSVALHSFPSETDANDLWKDTNKHISNNLFAVIGYPFVLLIWLANWLSLFWIDLIYAILLYVFVSNLLN; encoded by the coding sequence ATGGATTTAAGTCTCAGAGGATTATTAAATAATCTGACCTTTGTAGGAGTAATATTTCATGAAATAGGGCATTTATTGTTTTGTAGGTTTTGTGGTGTGAAAATATTCGAAGTATGTTATTTTAGGTTTGGAAATCCATCTGGCTATGTAATTCATGAGAAGCCGAAATATTTTATTCACTCTTTTTTAGTTACGGTTGGGCCTTTTATTTCCGGAATCATTATTTCTGCGCTGAGTTATACTTTTTCTCACTATTTAGAGGAAAGCTCAGCTTCTAAAATTGTAATGATTTGGTTTGGCGGATCAGTGGCGTTACATTCATTTCCGAGTGAAACGGATGCTAATGATTTATGGAAAGATACCAATAAGCATATTTCCAATAATCTGTTTGCCGTAATTGGATATCCATTTGTTCTTCTTATTTGGCTCGCCAATTGGTTGTCATTGTTTTGGATTGATTTAATTTATGCAATTTTGCTGTATGTTTTTGTTTCAAACTTATTGAATTAA
- a CDS encoding PRC-barrel domain-containing protein, translated as MIRSLRELIGYSIKAKDGEEGKVNDFLFDEKSWIIRYVEVDLGNFFEENRVLVPYNFLGEPDWEEKAFCINLSVDNIERSPNLSFDMPVSRIYERKLADYYGIKYPYWMIDSAAFAGNEVVFYPGVAFRAPRKVIKEEDIDTSLRSFNEIKGYGINATDDNFGRISDMIIDDTDWQILYFVVDTNNLFPWSKKVILPIEVIDKISFSDREVRVDMTKEAIKDSPEYNPNDAVNAEFENVLYDFHGKRK; from the coding sequence ATGATACGTAGTTTAAGAGAATTAATAGGATACTCCATTAAGGCAAAAGATGGAGAAGAAGGAAAAGTAAATGATTTTTTATTCGACGAAAAGAGTTGGATAATACGTTATGTTGAAGTTGATTTGGGAAATTTCTTTGAAGAGAACAGGGTTTTGGTACCTTATAATTTTCTTGGAGAACCGGATTGGGAAGAAAAGGCTTTCTGCATTAACTTGAGTGTTGACAATATTGAACGGTCGCCAAACTTAAGTTTCGATATGCCGGTGTCGCGAATTTATGAGCGAAAACTTGCCGATTATTATGGAATTAAATATCCGTATTGGATGATTGACTCCGCAGCTTTTGCCGGAAATGAAGTTGTTTTTTATCCGGGAGTGGCATTCAGAGCTCCGCGTAAGGTGATTAAGGAAGAAGACATTGATACGAGCTTGCGTAGTTTTAACGAGATAAAAGGTTATGGCATTAATGCCACTGACGATAATTTTGGGCGTATTTCAGATATGATTATTGACGATACCGATTGGCAAATTCTGTACTTTGTGGTAGATACAAATAACTTATTTCCATGGAGTAAAAAAGTGATTCTTCCGATTGAAGTGATCGATAAGATCAGTTTCTCAGATCGTGAAGTACGTGTTGATATGACGAAAGAAGCCATTAAAGACTCGCCGGAATACAATCCGAACGATGCTGTAAATGCCGAGTTTGAGAATGTTCTTTACGATTTTCACGGAAAAAGGAAATAG
- the tsf gene encoding translation elongation factor Ts, which produces MSFTTADVVKLRKVSGAGMMDCKNALKDAEGDFDKALEIIREKGKLIANKRADRDAAEGVSLAKATEDGKFGAIVVLNCETDFVAKNESFVAFAEKILAKALEAKPESLEALKALEIDGSTIEAQVTEQTGVTGEKLDLSYYKCLADEAVVPYIHPGNKLSTLVAFSKTVDTQVGKDIAMQVAAMAPVSVDEASIPQAEIDKELEFAKEKYRKEGKPEAMLEKIAQGSLNKWYKDVTLLNQAFVKDGKMPVKDYLKQADAELTVTAFDRYTLNA; this is translated from the coding sequence ATGTCTTTTACAACAGCAGACGTAGTAAAATTGCGTAAAGTATCAGGCGCAGGGATGATGGATTGCAAAAATGCCCTGAAAGACGCCGAAGGTGACTTTGATAAAGCACTGGAAATCATCCGCGAGAAAGGTAAATTAATTGCTAACAAACGTGCAGATAGAGACGCCGCTGAAGGTGTATCTCTTGCAAAAGCAACTGAAGACGGAAAATTCGGTGCAATCGTTGTATTGAATTGCGAAACTGACTTTGTTGCTAAAAACGAAAGCTTTGTTGCATTTGCTGAGAAAATTCTTGCAAAAGCATTGGAAGCCAAGCCTGAAAGTTTGGAAGCATTAAAAGCACTTGAGATTGACGGTTCTACTATTGAAGCACAAGTTACTGAGCAAACCGGTGTAACTGGTGAAAAACTTGACCTTTCGTACTATAAATGTTTAGCCGACGAGGCTGTAGTTCCATATATCCACCCTGGAAACAAATTATCAACTCTTGTTGCTTTTAGCAAAACTGTTGATACTCAGGTAGGAAAAGATATTGCAATGCAGGTTGCTGCTATGGCTCCTGTTTCAGTTGACGAAGCATCTATTCCACAAGCTGAAATTGATAAGGAATTAGAGTTCGCTAAAGAAAAATACCGCAAAGAAGGTAAACCGGAAGCAATGCTTGAAAAAATTGCTCAAGGTTCGTTAAACAAGTGGTATAAAGATGTAACTCTTTTAAATCAGGCTTTCGTTAAAGACGGAAAAATGCCCGTAAAAGATTACTTAAAGCAAGCTGATGCAGAATTAACAGTAACAGCTTTCGACCGCTATACTTTGAACGCTTAG
- the rpsB gene encoding 30S ribosomal protein S2, with protein sequence MPKTNFQELLEAGAHFGHLKRKWNPNMEPYIFMEKNGIHIIDLQKTVVKIDEAAAAIKQIAKSGRKVLFVATKKQAKELVSEQVKEVGMPYVTERWPGGMLTNFPTIRKAVKKMISIDKMMKDTSWDNLSKREKLQITRQRAKLDKVLGSISDLTRLPAALFVVDVLKEKIAVREAKKLGIPVFAIVDTNSNPEDIDFVIPANDDASQSIRIIVGEMCDAVKAGLNERKIEKDKEEATAEAPKKKEAKAEETFEE encoded by the coding sequence ATGCCAAAAACAAATTTTCAAGAATTATTGGAAGCAGGTGCACATTTCGGTCACCTGAAAAGAAAGTGGAATCCAAACATGGAGCCTTATATCTTCATGGAGAAAAACGGTATCCACATTATCGATCTGCAAAAAACAGTTGTAAAAATTGATGAAGCTGCTGCAGCCATCAAACAAATTGCAAAATCAGGTCGTAAAGTGTTATTCGTTGCCACTAAAAAGCAAGCCAAAGAGCTGGTTTCAGAGCAAGTAAAAGAGGTAGGAATGCCTTATGTAACTGAACGCTGGCCAGGAGGTATGCTTACCAACTTCCCAACAATCCGTAAAGCGGTTAAAAAAATGATCTCCATCGATAAAATGATGAAGGACACGAGTTGGGATAACCTTTCAAAACGCGAAAAACTACAAATTACACGTCAGCGTGCTAAGCTGGATAAAGTATTGGGTTCTATCTCAGACCTTACCCGTTTGCCAGCTGCATTATTTGTTGTTGACGTATTGAAAGAAAAAATTGCTGTTCGCGAAGCAAAAAAATTAGGAATTCCTGTATTTGCTATTGTTGATACCAACTCAAATCCTGAGGATATCGACTTTGTAATTCCTGCTAACGACGACGCTTCTCAGTCAATCCGCATTATTGTGGGTGAGATGTGCGACGCAGTTAAAGCTGGGTTGAACGAGCGCAAAATAGAGAAAGATAAAGAAGAGGCAACTGCTGAAGCTCCTAAAAAGAAAGAAGCAAAAGCAGAAGAAACTTTTGAAGAGTAA
- the rpsI gene encoding 30S ribosomal protein S9, with product MEVINTIGRRKTAVARIYVSEGKGNITINKRELKEYFPAETLQYIAMQPLNLLEVAEKYDIKANLDGGGPKGQAEAFRLAVTRALMEIDPESRPQLKAAGFVTRDPREVERKKPGQPKARKRFQFSKR from the coding sequence ATGGAAGTAATAAACACAATCGGACGTAGAAAAACAGCTGTTGCTCGTATTTACGTAAGCGAAGGTAAGGGAAATATTACCATTAATAAAAGGGAATTGAAAGAGTACTTCCCTGCAGAAACATTGCAATACATTGCTATGCAGCCACTAAATCTTTTAGAAGTTGCAGAGAAATATGATATTAAAGCAAACCTTGATGGTGGTGGTCCAAAAGGGCAGGCAGAAGCCTTCCGTTTGGCAGTTACCCGCGCGTTAATGGAAATCGATCCTGAGTCGAGACCACAGTTGAAAGCTGCAGGTTTTGTTACCAGAGACCCACGCGAGGTGGAACGTAAAAAACCGGGACAACCAAAAGCAAGAAAACGTTTCCAGTTCTCAAAACGTTAA